One window from the genome of Gadus morhua chromosome 16, gadMor3.0, whole genome shotgun sequence encodes:
- the strn4 gene encoding LOW QUALITY PROTEIN: striatin-4 (The sequence of the model RefSeq protein was modified relative to this genomic sequence to represent the inferred CDS: inserted 2 bases in 1 codon; deleted 2 bases in 1 codon), translated as MEADRPDPNGPGAATAAAAIAAAATGAATAGCPQPREPQDGDGGLSLPGILHFIQYEWGRFQAEKYRWEAERDELRAQVAFLQGERKGQENMKQDLVRRIKMLEYALKQERAKHQKLKTGTDQSPEDKKPELEAEPLPNGPAESDSEPANQMSWKEGRLRVFPAVFLVLPGLHDRSSWSFPDGRPGVFLVVPAVPQERGEGEAPRPVWGAPVLDQIPFLHGCKDDEDDSDEEDDFTAMAKDCIDGTIRQNKKPRAKVGPEPMTSDLDPEXEEEEEDSEDALGEFDFLGSGEEGEGAGEARLSGDGRELENHRNKLQGIMSDFPPKPSPPPSVSGPARPGEAAAGALGFSSDVFIMDAVGGGDMNLGELADLTVANDNDLSMDMQDPREELKKTWNPRFTLRSHFDDAIRALTFHPSQEVLLTASEDGTLKLWNLNKAMHSKKNAALDVEPIYTFRAHSGAVLSLAMGPEGEACYSGGLDGSVRCWKIPDLNVDPYDNYDPGVQSLVLGGHEDAVWGLAFSAAHRRLASCSADGSVRVWDPLGSAPCLSVLNKEKERGTPTSVAFVTSDPNQVVVSYDGGDTLLYDLNTEQSLVALETQTVDGSQLIHRVVSHPSEPISITAHDNRTIRFLDNKTGKVVHSMVAHLDAVTCLTTDPKGTYLISGSHDCSVRLWMLDNRTCVQEITAHRKKHDEAIHDVAFHPSQPFIGSAGADALAKVFV; from the exons ATGGAGGCCGACCGACCAGACCCCAACGGGCCCGGAGCCGCGACGGCAGCCGCGGCCATCGCTGCGGCGGCGACTGGGGCGGCGACGGCTGGATGCCCGCAGCCTCGGGAGCCGCAGGACGGGGACGGAGGCCTGTCGCTGCCCGGGATCCTGCACTTCATCCAGTACGAGTGGGGCCGTTTCCAGGCCGAGAAGTACCgctgggaggcagagagggacgaGCTCCGG gctcaGGTGGCGTTCCTCCAGGGCGAGAGGAAAGGCCAGGAGAACATGAAGCAGGACCTGGTGAGACGCATCAAGATGCTGGAGTACGCCCTGAAACAGGAGAG GGCCAAACACCAGAAGCTAAAGACCGGTACAGACCAGAGTCCC GAGGACAAGAAGCCGGAGCTGGAGGCTGAGCCAC TACCAAATGGCCCGGCAGAGTCCGATTCcgagccagccaatcagatgtcCTGGAAGGAGGGAC GTCTCCGGGTCTTTCCGGCGGTCTTCCTGGTTCTGCCTGGTCTTCACGACCGGTCTTCCTGGTCGTTCCCGGACGGTCGTCCTGGTGTCTTCCTGGTAGTCCCGGCGGTCCCCCAG GAACGCGGGGAAGGAGAAGCGCCTCGTCCCGTGTGGGGGGCTCCGGTCCTGGACCAGATCCCCTTCCTGCACGGCTGCAaggacgacgaggacgacaGTGACGAGGAGGACGACTTCACGGCCATGGCCAAGGACTGCATCGACGGCACCATCCGGCAAAACAAGAAGCCGCGCGCAAAGGTGGGTCCCG agcCCATGACCTCCGACCTGGACcccga agaggaggaggaggaggactcggAGGACGCGCTCGGAGAGTTTGACTTCCTGGgctcgggggaggagggggagggggcgggagaggCCCGCCTGTCGGGGGACGGACGGGAGTTAG AGAACCACAGGAACAAGTTACAGGGCATCATGTCGGACttcccccccaaaccctccccccccccttcggtGTCGGGACCGGCTCGCCCCGGGGAAG cagcagcggGTGCCCTGGGCTTCTCCTCCGACGTTTTCATCATGGACGCCGTGGGGGGCGGGGACATGAACCTGGGCGAGCTGGCCGACCTCACGGTCGCCAACGACAACGACCTCTCCATGGAC ATGCAGGACCCCCGGGAGGAGTTGAAGAAGACGTGGAACCCGCGCTTCACGCTGCGCAGCCACTTCGACGACGCCATCCGGGCGCTGACCTTTCACCCCAGCCAGGAGGTGCTGCTCACCGCCTCCGAGGACGGCACCTTGAAGCTGTGGAACCTCAACAAGGCCATGCACTCCAAGAA GAACGCAGCGCTGGACGTGGAACCCATCTACACCTTCAGAGCGCACAG cggGGCGGTGCTGTCTCTGGCCATGGGCCCTGAGGGTGAAGCATGCTACAGCGGGGGTCTGGATGGCTCGGTTCGCTGCTGGAAGATCCCGGACCTCAACGTGGACCCCTACGACAACTACG ACCCGGGCGTTCAGAGCCTGGTCCTGGGGGGCCATGAGGACGCCGTGTGGGGGCTGGCCTTCTCGGCGGCCCACCGGCGGCTGGCCTCCTGCTCGGCGGACGGCAGCGTGAGGGTCTGGGACCCGCtgggctccgccccctgcctcTCCGTCCTCAACAAGGAGAAAG AGCGTGGCACCCCCACCTCGGTGGCCTTCGTGACCTCCGACCCCAACCAGGTGGTGGTGTCGTACGACGGCGGCGACACGCTCCTCTACGACCTGAACACTGAGCAGAGCCTCGTCGCCCTGGAGACGCAGACCGTGGACG GGAGCCAGCTGATCCACCGTGTGGTCAGCCACCCCTCGGAGCCCATCTCCATCACCGCCCACGACAACCGCACCATCCGCTTCCTCGACAACAAGACCG gTAAAGTGGTCCACTCCATGGTGGCTCACCTGGACGCGGTCACCTGTCTGACCACCGACCCCAAGGGCACGTACCTCATCTCTGGCA GCCACGACTGCTCGGTGCGCCTGTGGATGCTGGACAACAGGACGTGCGTGCAGGAGATCACGGCGCACAGGAAGAAGCACGACGAGGCCATCCACGACGTGGCCTTCCACCCCTCCCAGCCCTTCATCGGCAGCGCCGGGGCCGACGCCCTCGCCAAGGTCTTCGTCTAG